A single window of Anomaloglossus baeobatrachus isolate aAnoBae1 chromosome 9, aAnoBae1.hap1, whole genome shotgun sequence DNA harbors:
- the RNF208 gene encoding RING finger protein 208, whose translation MQGALGENKVADSNVKKILMSCLKGQQVIIKMEAMKIIQAEKFSECQNSQPRYGPPSRREPPLVAKRAWPSDSEIIVNQACGEMPALENTPSALGLPRTPPPPRREKIYPGQRKASTDICYHRKTPSDEVIVNQYVLHPSTPCEPLECPTCGHMYNFTNKRPRILSCLHSVCEECLQILYESCPKYKFISCPTCKRETVLFTDYGLAALAVNTSILNRLPTEALSANPVQWSSEADRSCYQTFRQYCGAACSCQIRNPLSSCTIM comes from the coding sequence ATGCAGGGGGCTCTAGGAGAAAACAAAGTTGCGGACAGTAATGTGAAAAAAATTCTTATGTCTTGTCTGAAAGGGCAACAGGTGATTATCAAGATGGAGGCCATGAAGATCATACAGGCGGAGAAGTTCTCGGAGTGCCAGAACTCTCAGCCGCGGTACGGGCCTCCGTCCAGGAGGGAGCCTCCTTTAGTTGCCAAACGTGCCTGGCCCTCAGACTCGGAAATTATTGTCAACCAGGCCTGCGGGGAGATGCCCGCTCTGGAGAACACTCCGAGCGCCTTGGGTCTTCCGAGGACGCCTCCGCCACCACGGCGGGAGAAAATCTACCCCGGGCAGCGGAAAGCTAGCACCGACATCTGTTACCATCGCAAAACCCCTTCCGATGAAGTGATCGTCAACCAGTATGTGCTGCACCCGTCCACCCCGTGTGAACCGCTAGAATGTCCCACCTGTGGCCACATGTACAACTTCACAAACAAGAGGCCTCGGATCTTGTCGTGTCTCCATTCGGTGTGTGAGGAGTGCCTGCAGATTCTCTACGAGTCCTGTCCCAAGTACAAATTCATATCATGCCCGACCTGCAAGAGGGAAACCGTGCTGTTTACAGACTATGGCCTGGCAGCCCTTGCTGTGAACACCAGCATACTCAACCGGCTGCCCACCGAGGCGCTGTCGGCCAACCCCGTACAATGGAGCAGCGAGGCGGACCGTAGTTGCTACCAGACCTTTCGCCAGTACTGTGGAGCAGCTTGTAGCTGTCAGATCCGCAATCCATTGTCTTCCTGCACCATCATGTAG